The nucleotide sequence gttttttatgcgTTTTCCCGTCAGAAACAGTAGAAGCAGATCCTAATAACTTGGACGAAATGATCAAACAGTTAGCTAATAGTTTGAGAACCGTGAAACACGAACAAGAGTATATGAGTGTCAGGGATCGTATTCATAGAAATATTAATGAATCCACTAATTCCAGAGTTGTTGTTTGGGCCGGTTTTGAGGCTCTTGTCTTAGCAGTTATGGTTTTCGGTCAAGTGATGTATCTTAAGAGATTTTTCGAAGTGAGAAGGGTTgtataaaaaaagttgaattcttTTTGTATCTtctgttttccttttttcgaTGATTGTaatttacctcagaattgtcgTGTTTTATGGAAATATTTCTATTGAATGAAAGCATCGAATGAAACTGCTGAAATGTATCATATGTATATATAAAAATGGAAAGATTCGAATGTAATTATTGTAATTGAATATTTTAGATGGTTCCTGTAAATTATTGCTCAATGTAATTATGTATTTCACGCTGGAAAATCTTTCTTAatagaatatattttttcagttatATTGTAAAAGAATTGCGTTGTGCGTAGTATGCGTATGCATATTCGACAGAAACTTGTGTCTACGTACATAATTCCATTTAAAAGGTGATGTTCTTACACTCCTGAATAAATTTGATGTTGTTTTAACCCTTGTTGATCCTTACGAGTTTACGACCATTGTGCATTGTGAAATGTATTGTTGTCAATTGTCATAAattagtagttttttttataacttaatGTTTCATAAAAAGTATTTATTTGATGCAATTTGTTtcgatttcgaaattttgtttcattaatTGGATTAAGATTACAAAGCTACGAGTCGTCGAATATCAATTCGCAAATGCACTATTTACCTATCTCTCAATTTTGAGCTACAGAACTGGTACGTAGTAGGACCGAAAAGTTCTGTGCAAACCATAATACATTTATATAACCTACATGACATGTAGTTACGAGGAGTTTTGCAAGAATACTTttatattgttcaaattcaatcacatagtcatttcaatttttgaataaaactaTGGGAGCGAAAATGGAATTTCTTATCTAATTTATGGAAAGAAAAGAAAGTAGAAACCGACAGGTTGAAGAATCACGACTGTAGGTGACGTCAGCACCGTCTCACTCTCATAGCGTCAAAATGAATATGGGGTGTTGTTGCCTGTTGGGCACTGGACAGCTGGGTCAATGcggtgtttgaaattttagctacgTGTTCAAACTCTACTGGGAATGTTGTTATCAGCGAAACGGCTGAACTAGACCAATGCTGTCGGCCTCTTATCACGCACCGGTCATTCGTGCATTTCATATCTAATTCGACGACTTCAAACAATCGTTTTGAGGTGTAATTAGTGTTACGAAGTTATTTCCAGTGATATAGGTATAACATATATTGGATAGAAATCGCTTATCCCTTATTAAAATGTacaaattcttttcaatttccgTGATATTATACTCCATTTTTCAATGCATAAGTGCTAAAGGAACTGTGACGCTTGATAGTTTAACTTTCGATAAAGTAAGTTTCTTCTCATTTGTTTTCTAATAGCGATAGCTGAATGACATTGTAACCGTACAATCTTTGATTGTGACCATTGCGTGATTCACATTAAGCGTATTTTTTCTACTGTAATTATGTTGATGGTTATCTTTTATATCGCTAGATTCTCTCGAAATTTCAAGCCACTTTGGTGAAATTCGACGTGGCCTATCCTTACGGGCCGAAACACGACGAATTCGTTAAATTTGCCGAATCAATTCACAACCTAGATAATATGCTAATGGCTGAAGTTGGAATTAAGGATTACGGCGAAAAAGATAATGAAGACCTGGCAAAAAGGTAATGAGTAATTAATAAAAGTGTTAAGAAGACGTAACACATTAATAATCTTTGTAAAATGTTTGGCTTTGTTTTTAATCGCAGATTCAATGTGGTTGATAAAGAGAAATATCCGGTGgtgaaattattcattcaagGAAAAAAGGATCCAATTACATTTGAAGCTGAAAATGATGAAGATTTCACGGTAGATAAATTACGAAGTTTTGTTAAACTGAACAATGAAGACATTTATATCGGAGCTCCAGGATgctacgaacattttgataaaatatcacGAGAGTTtgctttggaaaaaaacgcCCAAAAAAGGAAAGATTTGTTACTAAAAGCTGAAGGATTGTGGGACAAAGCTGAGGGATTCCAAGAACAAAAATCGGccgaaatttatgtaaaaacTATGAGAAAAGTTATTGAGAAAGGAGATAAGTTTATTTCCGCTGAAAAAGAACGTATTAATAAAATTCTCAAAGGAGACGTCTCTAAAgagaaaaaacaagatttcaCTTTGAGGTTAAATATTTTAGATTCATTTGTATTAGTTCACGATGAGCTGTAATTCTTGTTTGATACACGTCATTTTGCACTGAGCCTTTCAGGTTTGTCAATCGTATGTacttaaaaaattgtttctaatGGGTTTTTGTATAGAgagaagaatcattttttaaacagttttcgTGTTTTGTAAATTCATTATGGTCTCATTTTGTATCATACTTGTATCGAACATCAAGTATTTTCTTGTGCTCATAGCCACATTCGTGCAATCTTGAAAAGTGTTttaatttaataggtactaacattattattattatttaaatttaaattaatggTGAACGTTCGTATTTGTATCGTACATTATGTGATGAAATGCATTTAGAATTTCTAAgcaattccaattttcaaccttataatttttaaaatatacctactttttcttGTGCAATGTTTCgtcattatatgtacctacgtataggtACGCGAAATAAATTTTATGTGTTGTTTAGCGATGGTGTTCAATACTTGGATGACCAGTTATTTAAATGACaacccaataaaaaaaattatgtttaaatGTCTCGTGTCACAGAGAAGagatacgattttttttgaaaaatttgtacacGATAGTGGAAAACaatgaaaagaaatgaaaatacgtaattcataaatgtttttattttatgatacaaatttttaaaatacggtATTAATTAAGAAGATCGATAAAAAAATAGCAAGTAGTTGAGAATCTGttattacatacctatacttaataaatttcttttaaaaaaaaacacacaaagtATTTGAACAAATCACTTGCTTAACTTTAATTTATCCAGAGATTCGGATACCTCGGTCGATTctttttcaagtcgttttttgACGGGCGAGTTTTCATCAAAAGACTCAGAGGAActagaatttttctcattttctaagcagaaaaaataattgcatCAGTTAAGATTATCACATTAATTCTTGGCCCTCACTACAAGTTATTTCAACATCATGTAGGTGTaagtaaatttgaataaaatgaaatgaaaacatagGTTACCTTTATTGAAAGTTGACTCCTCTTGAAGTATTTCTTGAGCTTCTATGAATTTCTCTTTCCATAAATTAGCATCTGTAACCGTTCATGTAAATAAATTACCCATTTAGTGATAGGTatgccaaaattaaaatttttaaataaacttgctttcttcgtttgaaaatttgatagcaAATATTTCAGATTTGGCAATTTCATCTGCAAAATCCGTTGCTGCGGTCCATATCCACCAATTCTTCTTCTTATTTGTACTTGGTTTACATAATTTCATATCTGAAGTTACTGTTGTTTGAAGAAATAAATGAATGTGTATACTTATAGTGTATTGCACACTATTATAGGTAccttaaaattcaagaaaatttctaTAATTAACTTACTAAAATGATTCGCgcatattttcaatgttttatctCTACGCATAACTATACGAGCTGTTTTCTTAATATTATGGAGCAAAATTTTAACATCGCCAGTGCCTCTTTCTTTCCACATTGCAGGAGTTTCTCCACTATCGTATCGATATAATTTGGCTCGACTGAAAATTATACACATAGCATGACTATACAGCATTATAAGACAGCatatgtgacgcgaccagcgataccataccataagtcggaaaacttttttttgagataatcgcgttttcatggaaaaagtcagaaaatatcaaaagaaatttttttgtcgattcatatactatgaagcctatactttggaatgggtgtacccaccgatctcaaacacgtcgttttagtggtgaaaacccggttttacaaaagtgcttttcataaaaaatgtcaaaaaaaaaaaaaaaaaaatattatgatgtaaaaccattaaaagatgaagaaaatcaaaaaaaaaaaaaaatttaaaatgttacaaaaataacccaaactttcaaaaacgtttttctcagaattttgatttttgaatttcaaaaaatacgcaactttgaaattttgaaaatttgtcagattttaatattttgaaaatctgtttgcaccattgaaaagaggaagaaaaacactaccagaaaccacaataaaacgaaaaaaatttttgccgacatatggtatggtatcgctggtcgcgtcacatattatgaataaaaaaatttgtatcaagTAGCATAAAAATCGTAGTGAAAGTTGATCAGTAATCGTACGTTCGCATATGACCATGTAAatgatcatttattttttcgtctTGTCAAATTTGAATTGTAATATAATTCAGGCTCTCTTAAAACTATCCTACTTCTACATACCTGCTCATCCAAGGTTTCACGTAGAACAAAAAACTGTAGTTGTATTATTTATAGACAACATCAATCAATATTTATATATTCTTCTGGTTACGGAGGGAAAAAAAGATATTCATGTCCGAAGATCGAATGATTAAAAAAGGAGTGAATTTTAAACAGAACTAGAATTATAACAGCAATAGAATCGCACATAACATAACAGAGGAATGAAACGACATTTGAATTCTTGAATCTTTACAGAGAAGTTGAAACACATTTTAGTGATTCGATTCGCATCATTTAATATACCTAGGCCGtaagtaaaaattttgtttcagtcTACcattagacattttttttacttcatttaattttttaataaatttttgttataaatatgtaggtacatgtatGAATCAATATTCTAGGCAGAAATctcgtaacctttttttttgatataccaacaaactcataacgtttttgCAAACTCGAACCTTTTTAGGACGAGGGACGTGACTTTTCTACGAGGGGAcatatgaatattgaatatacGAGGTGTGAAAAGTTTAcgggcaaagtttgagcagggacgtaaGATTGCTGgatatacatttttatttttttcgtcaatattCAAATAAGTGCATAGCCTAACCAGTGCATCCAAAAATGCCTGCCGAATGCAGAGCAACGGAGTTACAGACGGCGCGTGAGATTTCTGTTCATACAAAACGTTACGAGATTGCCTGTATGCGACTATTGATATGCATACGTGAAgttaattagaaaattattataatCGTAAATATGTacgtaaaagttttttttttcgaaccaaTCACTGTAGGATAAGTAATTTAATATCCACTTTATATGCATTTTCATACAATGCATTCCAACCATGAGGCCATGCAGCATAACTAAGAAGAGAGCCTCCCCAATCCACCGACTgcaggaaaaattcaaagaacttACATTTTTAgaatacgtttttgaaaaaactaacataAACTTTACAGCTATTCAAACTCTAGCTGATTTCTcgatttaaagaaaaaaaatgaatcccaTATAATatgattagaaaaatttcagatgaaatcatgtaatataaattttttaaaattatttcaacttcttTCTCAGACGAAGCAGAGCATTACAAGCTTTTCAGGAGCCTCCCTATAAAATTGTTCGGTAGAGTTCAAATTGATCGTCATTCGCCAAACACATTCATGTTTCGTTAAGTATAGCGATTAGACGTCGACTcgatttttcggttttcattCTTTTCCCATTCGAACATGggagaaaataaatatttcgcGAGATGGATGTTCCAAAACAGCTTTTAACGAttactgctttaaaaaattaatccataACCGTAAcacaaaatcatgaaaaaataataattacaattTAAGCAATGTTGACTCATCTTCTTCAAGTGTAACAGGGTCTATAAGCGGGAGGGAAACAACTGGTTCAAAATGCGTATCTGGTTCGTAGGTTTCTACACAGCCTTCATTATCAGATTCGGTCTCTTTATTTTTCGATTCCATGTTATCCTGAAAATATTACATATacgtaagtagtaagtacattAATATTCGAACTactagacaatttttttattggatttgaAAATGGTGGGAAAAATCTAGACAAATCACCCTCTACCTTTTCGACTActcgaaaaataagaaaatcccTTTAAAAAGGAAGGGCGATTATTTATCATATTAATGATGgatcatttcaaaatgttcgCTCCTCTAAATAAATaacatatcatttttttttttcagcaatcgTTTAAAGGGATGGGATGTAAGATTATTCATACTGGATTTGTATTTGCAAATATAATTACTGATGCttgaacaaatatttttaaaaatatataatttcagaggaaaaattattgcataaaaaatagagtcaagtgaaaatttccagtcgAAAGAACAGCCGAAAAAATTTCGATGAGGTAAAACTCGGACGATTAATCAagccttatttttttaaaaaaagggaaaaaaaataaaaattgaaatactgaACAATAAATCAATCGAGGGAAAGAGCTTACACGGAATCCCATTAAATGGGATAAGTGGTCATATTACTATAGAGTATTCTTTCACATCACCTGCTTTTATGAACTGCTTTTGAATGGTTTCTTAAACTGTTCGAATACGTACTACAATTACCGAATTTTTTTCCGATATACTTAACAAACAAGTgtatattgtgattttttgcgtATTTTGATGCAATCACACAAGTAAGTAGAAATCTTGAGTAGTTTCTCAATATTCCTCTAATTAGAATCATTTTCTAGGAATTAGTTGAGGAGTGACATTACGAGTTGTATAACTGAACATAATATACatttaaatgaaagaaaattatcTAATAAATCCTATCTCATTAAACTATAAAAAATACGAGCAAAAACCTAATTCcatataaaaacaatttttacatcACGTTGATTAGTTACAGTTTCAATTTTGCCAAGCGGAAAATGGAGAGTAATAATATCGAAAAGGAAGAAATCAGTTCTGAAGAATTGGAAGATAGAATAGCTGAGCTTGAAAAATGGATAAATGATCAAAACTTGGTTCCAAAATTgtcaggtaggtacttacctaacgTATTTAGATTTTAgatttcctgtaaaatttaaattagtgTACGCatacgatttcatttttttttttttttttttagttaaaattattatttaggCAAATCACATATTAATTCGCCAAGTTATgtatgtttgtgtttttttttccaacagagaataagttgaaattattcCTTCACAGTTGCATGTTTGATGTTGATAATACAAAATCAACGTTGATCTCTTATTACAAGTTGAGGATTCGAGCACCTGAGTATTTTTCTAACAGAGAcccaactgcaaaaaatttgctggatgCATCTGAAATCGGGTAAGTAGGTacgttgaaaaatgcaaaatgagaaatattttacaaactTCCGTTCATATTATTTAGGTATTCCATTCTTCTACCCGGAGTTACGGAGGAAGGTTATAGAGTGATAATGGTCGGATATTTTCATTCAGATACATCCAATTACGTTTTCAACGATCTAATGAAAAGATTCACGATGACTGTTGATATGTGGCTTTCAAAACTGGATATCTGCCCAGGATATTTACTTTTAGTAGAAGGCAAACATTCAGCTTTTGGTCATTTTACCTCGGCATCTTTggatagtttgaaaaaaatctgcatcTACTTTCAGGTAAAACATTCAAATTCTTGAACATAATAAAACACATGAAAGATACaccaaaagaattgattttcattcttttcaacAGCTAGCACACAAATGCagtcaaaatgttttaaatattaTGTAATCTATACATCATTTTTCCATCTTTCAGGAAGCTTTGCCAGTTAGACTACAAGGAGTAGTTTTTGTAAACATTTCTCCGGCAGTCAATATGTTATTAACTATGGTGCATccttttctttcgaaaaaactTCATAATTTGGTGGGTTTTATTAGTTCCACATTCGAATTACTAGCAGTTTGTTTCAACtaatttcgatttcatttcaGATACATAAGTATCCCAGAGGAAACACCGATTACTGGAAAATGGTTCCAAGACGAATATTACCGCTGGAATTGCAAGGAGAAGCTGGTAGCATACGTGAAATGCAAGGTGAATTTTTCAGATAGCAatgtaattatgtatgtacttagaaaAACATCAATAATAGGAATTCAAATTATTATTGTTAATGAGTATAATAACTTACAGATGCGACGCAACAAGACCTCGTCGATTATTCAAAGTGGTTCCAGCAAGAAGATGATTTAATCAAAGAAATTGCAGCTGAACAGCCGAAACCTGCAactgcaaataaaaaattgatagaaacaCTTTTTTAATCACACATTACGTGTACAAAATATGCAAATGAATAAAACACATGATCATTTAAGCAAATTATTTACCATATAACGTGAATAATATTCGCACACTTGATTATATGTACAGTAAATACCTAGATagtcttgaaaaattctacaataTTACATGACAGAATACGAGATGAGTGAAATAACTAATAAAGTTCGACGCTACTTTACccattaaaaaataagaaagaaacgCTTACCTTCATAtaaatatatactcgtatttgctgGATTTATTCTCTAGATTTCCACCGAATTTCAgaaacttgaagtttttttccCGTCACCGAAAAcactcaaattttcgaaattcgaaaaataaatgaaacttTTCTTCTCAGAGAACTTTTAGCGCCATAATCGGCACTTCGGCGTTATCAAATCGAAATCAAAACAATGAATCTGCGGAGTGCGGACTAGACTAGCCGACAGCGGAGCTGCGGATAAAATTAAAGATCTAGTAAATCTAGTTCAATTCTCGTTAATCGATAGAATGtcctgaaattttaatgaattcttGATTTTATGCAAGTTTTCTAGAGCATAAATAGCATAAAGCAttcctttgcaaaaaaaattgggattgaCGCACAAATTCTGGAcgatttattcgtttttttctgttatcacttatcagtgtTGTATTGACGTTGGTATGGTTCGTATCGTTGCTGGGATGAAGACAGGGATGTTCCGTCAAATAACTCGAGTTATTTTACTGTAAAATAACTGTGTAAAATAACGTAATTTTACATTGTCAAATAACGCGAATTGTTTGACACATgtcaaataactaaaaaaaatgtaaaaaaactacaaaaatgctcaaaatcgaATTCTCACAAGCCAATtaacaagtaggtatttgattttgattgagCTTTCTGTTTCTTTGATGTTGAACTGAACTTAGTTTGATTTAACTCATTTgcgttgatttgaaatttgagtataattagatttgaaagttttgtgaaaataaatgtgaaaagGAATGAGATGAGAATGAGACCAAAGGATACTGTTGGAAGAGCAATGATTGTGAAAACAAATCCGAATAATGATACctattaatgaataaattctCATTGACTCGACtgtgattttgtgtttttaacgTTATTTcatgagatgaaatgaaagtgTTACTCTTTGCAGCCTTACTGgtggtaatttatttaaaatttttccattttgaaacgaattttgactcgtaatcattcataattcattcttaagctgaaaaattactgagttaTCAGTTATTATCAGTGAATTTTCCTTGTCTGTGATTGgctgaattattttacattctCAAATGTAATTTTACATGTTATTTGACACTAATAGTTATTTGACAGTTATTTGACATGtaatgtcaaaaaagttatttgaCATGTCAAGGAACATCCCTGGATGAAGATCAGGGATGTTCCTTGACATGtcaaataacttttttgacattaCATGTCAAATAACTGTCAAATAACTATAAGTGtcaaataatatgtaaaattacatttgagaatgtaaaataattcagcCAATCACAGACAAGGAAAATTCACTGATAACAACTGAtaactcagtaatttttcagcttaagaatgaattatgaatgattatgagtcaaaattcgtttcaaaatggaaaaattttaaataaattaccacCAGTAAGGCTGCAAAGAGTAAcactttcatttcatctcatgaaataacgtttaaaacacaaaatcacAGTTGAgtcaatgaaaatttattcattaatatcATTATTCGGATTTGTTTTCACAATCATTGCTCTCTCAACAGTACCCTTTGATCTCATCTCATTCcttttcacatttattttcacaaaactttcaaatctaattatactcaaatttcaaatcaacgcAAATGAGTTAAATCAAACTCAGTTCAGTTCAACATCCAACATCAAAGAAACAGAAActtcaatcaaaatcaaataagtACTTGTTAATTGGCTTGTGAGAATtcgattttgagcatttttgtagtttttttacatttttttagttatttgacATGTGTCAAACAATTCGCATTATTTGACAATGTAAAATTACGTTATTTTACACAGTTATTTTACAGTAAAATAACTTGAGTTATTTGACGGAACATCCCTGATGAAGATGAACGGATGAACACTCAACTGTTAGGagatagtttttcattttacattattttccaattttcttgtTGAAATTATTCCGTTGATGAATGGATATTTGAATAAAAGATGCGTTACGGTCAAGTTGTTATTGGTCCCGCTGGAAGTGGCAAAGTGAGTAATGATGGTTTTTCGAAGTAATGTTTCTTCATCTTTATAAATTATTCCAATAATTGTGacccaaaattttcagtccACCTATTGCTCCACAATAGCACAACACGCAGAAACAGCCCACAAAACGGTCAGTGTGGTGAATTTAGACCCAGCAGCTGAATATTTCGGTTACTCTCCCTTGGTTGATATTCGAGAATTGATTCACATCGATGATGTTATGGAAGAAGAGGAATTACGTTATGGCCCTAATggaggattgattttttgtttggagTAATATTCAAATAGCTAATGATCGttttagaaattggaaaatgtaaTAATGTCGTTCACTTTTCA is from Planococcus citri chromosome 1, ihPlaCitr1.1, whole genome shotgun sequence and encodes:
- the LOC135832165 gene encoding ran-specific GTPase-activating protein-like, with the translated sequence MESKNKETESDNEGCVETYEPDTHFEPVVSLPLIDPVTLEEDESTLLKFRAKLYRYDSGETPAMWKERGTGDVKILLHNIKKTARIVMRRDKTLKICANHFITSDMKLCKPSTNKKKNWWIWTAATDFADEIAKSEIFAIKFSNEENANLWKEKFIEAQEILQEESTFNKENEKNSSSSESFDENSPVKKRLEKESTEVSESLDKLKLSK
- the wbl gene encoding endoplasmic reticulum resident protein 29, which encodes MYKFFSISVILYSIFQCISAKGTVTLDSLTFDKILSKFQATLVKFDVAYPYGPKHDEFVKFAESIHNLDNMLMAEVGIKDYGEKDNEDLAKRFNVVDKEKYPVVKLFIQGKKDPITFEAENDEDFTVDKLRSFVKLNNEDIYIGAPGCYEHFDKISREFALEKNAQKRKDLLLKAEGLWDKAEGFQEQKSAEIYVKTMRKVIEKGDKFISAEKERINKILKGDVSKEKKQDFTLRLNILDSFVLVHDEL
- the LOC135832160 gene encoding alpha-tocopherol transfer protein-like isoform X2, translated to MQSHNFNFAKRKMESNNIEKEEISSEELEDRIAELEKWINDQNLVPKLSENKLKLFLHSCMFDVDNTKSTLISYYKLRIRAPEYFSNRDPTAKNLLDASEIGYSILLPGVTEEGYRVIMVGYFHSDTSNYVFNDLMKRFTMTVDMWLSKLDICPGYLLLVEGKHSAFGHFTSASLDSLKKICIYFQEALPVRLQGVVFVNISPAVNMLLTMVHPFLSKKLHNLIHKYPRGNTDYWKMVPRRILPLELQGEAGSIREMQDATQQDLVDYSKWFQQEDDLIKEIAAEQPKPATANKKLIETLF
- the LOC135832160 gene encoding alpha-tocopherol transfer protein-like isoform X4, which encodes MQSHNYSFNFAKRKMESNNIEKEEISSEELEDRIAELEKWINDQNLVPKLSENKLKLFLHSCMFDVDNTKSTLISYYKLRIRAPEYFSNRDPTAKNLLDASEIGYSILLPGVTEEGYRVIMVGYFHSDTSNYVFNDLMKRFTMTVDMWLSKLDICPGYLLLVEGKHSAFGHFTSASLDSLKKICIYFQEALPVRLQGVVFVNISPAVNMLLTMVHPFLSKKLHNLIHKYPRGNTDYWKMVPRRILPLELQGEAGSIREMQGEFFR
- the LOC135832160 gene encoding alpha-tocopherol transfer protein-like isoform X3, which produces MESNNIEKEEISSEELEDRIAELEKWINDQNLVPKLSENKLKLFLHSCMFDVDNTKSTLISYYKLRIRAPEYFSNRDPTAKNLLDASEIGYSILLPGVTEEGYRVIMVGYFHSDTSNYVFNDLMKRFTMTVDMWLSKLDICPGYLLLVEGKHSAFGHFTSASLDSLKKICIYFQEALPVRLQGVVFVNISPAVNMLLTMVHPFLSKKLHNLIHKYPRGNTDYWKMVPRRILPLELQGEAGSIREMQDATQQDLVDYSKWFQQEDDLIKEIAAEQPKPATANKKLIETLF
- the LOC135832160 gene encoding alpha-tocopherol transfer protein-like isoform X1, with the translated sequence MQSHNYSFNFAKRKMESNNIEKEEISSEELEDRIAELEKWINDQNLVPKLSENKLKLFLHSCMFDVDNTKSTLISYYKLRIRAPEYFSNRDPTAKNLLDASEIGYSILLPGVTEEGYRVIMVGYFHSDTSNYVFNDLMKRFTMTVDMWLSKLDICPGYLLLVEGKHSAFGHFTSASLDSLKKICIYFQEALPVRLQGVVFVNISPAVNMLLTMVHPFLSKKLHNLIHKYPRGNTDYWKMVPRRILPLELQGEAGSIREMQDATQQDLVDYSKWFQQEDDLIKEIAAEQPKPATANKKLIETLF